Below is a genomic region from Brevinematales bacterium.
CGGTGTGATGATAGTATATCTTGGTGTTGAGTTTGCGCCCGGTCAGCATGAATTCGCCCGCGTTCAGCACGATAACGAAATCTCCGTTATCGATATGCGGGGTGTATTCGGCTTTATGTTTACCCTGGAGCACCATCGCCGCCTTAGAGGCGATCCGTCCGAGGGGTTTCCCTTTCGCGTCTATGACATACCAAGTACGCGTTACTTCTTTAGAACTTACCGAAGGTGTAATCATTTCCTTACCTCTGCTTATGTATTCTCAATCTGAAAGTATTTTAAATTATACAGGAATCGGGAGTTTTTGTCAAATAATTCGCTTCTTTCGTTTCAGGGGAATTTCTTGAAATATGTCTATCTATCGGCTATAATTAAAGAAAAACTGGAACACTATGAAAGCACTGATACTCGCGGGCGGTTTCGGTACCCGTCTCGCCCATGTCGTCAAGGACGTACCGAAGCCTATGGCGCCGGTCTCCGGCAGGCCGTTCCTCGAGTATCCCATCCTCTCGCTGAAGAAGCAGGGCATCACGGATATTATCCTGCTGACCGGATACCGGAGCGCGCAGATCGAGGAGCATTTCGGCGACGGTTCGCGGCTCGGGGTCAATATCCGGTATTCCGTGGAAACCTCCCCTCTCGGTACAGCCGGGGCTATCAGCCGGGCAGTCCGCGATTTCGGGTTCGCGCCCGACGAGCGGTTCGTCGTACTGAACGGGGATACTTGGTTCGACGCGGATTACAGTCTGTTCGATAAATTTCACACCGGCGGTAACTATACCCTTTCCGTCGCGCTCAAATACCGTGACGACGTGCGCCGCTACGGCGCGGTCGAACTGCGGGAATCACGCGTCGAGGGGTTTATCGAGAAGAACGATACCCTCGGGGACGGGTTTATCAACGGCGGCGTGTACCTGATGAGCGCGTCCCTGATGCGGGATGTCCCCGACGGGCGGGCGGTGTCGTTCGAGACCGAGATCATCCCCCGTCTGCTCGCGGACAAGACTCCCATCGGCGGAATACCGTTCGGGGGGAGATTTATCGATATCGGGGTGCCGGAGGATTATGCGCTCGCGGGGCGGGAACTCCCGCTCTGGATCGATAACGCCGCGCGCAAGATAAGGGTTGCGTTTTTGGATAGGGATGGTATAATTATCGAGGACAATCGCTATCCCCACCGGGACGAGGACTTGCGGTTACTCCCCGGGGCGGTCAGGTTTATGGCCGGGCTGAGCGATGCGGGATACCGCCTGATTATCGTGACGAACCAGGCGGGTATCGCGAAGGGGGTATTTACCGAGGAGATCTACCGCGAGTTCAGCGGGAAACTTACGAACCTGCTCGCGGATAACGGGATTAATATACTGGATACCTATTATTGCCCGTTCCACCCCGATGCGACCGTCGAGCGTTACCGGAGGGAAAGCCTCCTGCGGAAGCCGGGGCCGGGTATGATACTCGAGGCCGCCGACAGGCATTTCGCCGATCTCTCCCGCAGCGTCATGGTCGGGGATAAGGATTCCGACCGTATCCAACTTCCGTACCTTCGGTCGTATATCTTACGGGGCGGGTACGAACTGGACGGTTCCAGGGACGCATACAACAGTTTCGAAGAAATGGAGGAGAAAATTATAAATGAATAAAACAGTAAGGAGCAGAGCTCCGCTGCGTCTGGGGCTCGCGGGGGGCGGCACCGATGTTTCGCCGTTTTCCGAAATGTACGGCGGGGCGATCCTCAATGTGACTATCGAGATGTACACCTATACCACGTTACAGCCGATCGGCGCGAATAAAATTATTTTTGAATCGATGGATCAGGATATCATAGTGGAATACGACCTCGCGGCGGTACTTCCGGTGGACGGGACGCTCGACCTGCATAAAGGGGTGTACAACCGCATCATCCGCGACTTCTGCGGCGGGAAGCCCTTCCCGATAAAGATGATTACTTATTCCGACGCGCCAGCCGGGTCGGGACTCGGCTCGTCCTCCGCGCTGATGGTCTCCATGATCGCCGCGATGAAGGAGTATCTCAATCTCCCGCTCGGCGATTACGAACTCGCGCATCTCGCCTACGAGATCGAACGGATCGACCTGAACATGGCGGGCGGGAAGCAGGACCAGTACTCCGCGACATTCGGCGGATTTAACTTTATGGAGTTCTTCAAGGAAGATCAGGTGATCGTCAATCCCCTGCGTATCAAGTCGAATATCACGAACGAGCTCGAGTTTAACATGATGCTCTATTATACCGGGAAGAGCCGCGTATCGTCGGATATCATCAAGGATCAGGTGAAGAACGTCAACGCGAAGGAAGGGAAATCGATCGACGCGATGATGAACCTGAAGGAGCAGGCGGTGCAGATGAAAAACGCCCTTCTCCGTGGGGAGCTCGACCAGATCGGGAAAATCCTCAATTA
It encodes:
- a CDS encoding HAD-IIIA family hydrolase, whose protein sequence is MKALILAGGFGTRLAHVVKDVPKPMAPVSGRPFLEYPILSLKKQGITDIILLTGYRSAQIEEHFGDGSRLGVNIRYSVETSPLGTAGAISRAVRDFGFAPDERFVVLNGDTWFDADYSLFDKFHTGGNYTLSVALKYRDDVRRYGAVELRESRVEGFIEKNDTLGDGFINGGVYLMSASLMRDVPDGRAVSFETEIIPRLLADKTPIGGIPFGGRFIDIGVPEDYALAGRELPLWIDNAARKIRVAFLDRDGIIIEDNRYPHRDEDLRLLPGAVRFMAGLSDAGYRLIIVTNQAGIAKGVFTEEIYREFSGKLTNLLADNGINILDTYYCPFHPDATVERYRRESLLRKPGPGMILEAADRHFADLSRSVMVGDKDSDRIQLPYLRSYILRGGYELDGSRDAYNSFEEMEEKIINE
- a CDS encoding dehydrogenase → MNKTVRSRAPLRLGLAGGGTDVSPFSEMYGGAILNVTIEMYTYTTLQPIGANKIIFESMDQDIIVEYDLAAVLPVDGTLDLHKGVYNRIIRDFCGGKPFPIKMITYSDAPAGSGLGSSSALMVSMIAAMKEYLNLPLGDYELAHLAYEIERIDLNMAGGKQDQYSATFGGFNFMEFFKEDQVIVNPLRIKSNITNELEFNMMLYYTGKSRVSSDIIKDQVKNVNAKEGKSIDAMMNLKEQAVQMKNALLRGELDQIGKILNYGWENKKNMAKNISNTNIDQIMEKAFSLGAIGGKVSGAGGGGYIMLYVDGLKRAEIRNGLSEFGGSFMDFSFCLTGVQTWTV
- the rplM gene encoding 50S ribosomal protein L13 → MITPSVSSKEVTRTWYVIDAKGKPLGRIASKAAMVLQGKHKAEYTPHIDNGDFVIVLNAGEFMLTGRKLNTKIYYHHTGFPGGLKSVVAKEMVERKPLFPLLAAVRGMLPKNKIARQMIKKLILIEGGEHNYKNVPLKNLEI